The Curtobacterium poinsettiae DNA segment CGTCCTGACACAGTCGATGGAGCCGACCCTGCCCCCGGGAACGCTGCTCGTGGTCCGTCCGACCCCGATCGACGACATCCGGGTCGGCGACGTCGTCACCTACCAGATCGTCTCCGGCCAGCCCGCGGTCGTCAGCCACCGCGTGGTCTCGGTGTCGTCGTCGTCGAACGGCGAGCGGACCTTCGTGCTCAAGGGCGACAACAACGCCGAGGCCGACCCGGCACCGGTCACCGCAGTGCAGATCCGCGGCGTGGTCTGGTACTCCGTGCCGGAGATCGGCATCGTCAACCAGGTCGTCAACGGGTCGCGGAGCTGGCTCATCCCCGCGGTCGCCGGCGTGCTCCTGACGTACGGTGCGGTCATGATGACCGCGGGCTTCGTGAGCGCCGCACGTCGTCGCCGCGCCGGCACCAGCCGCGCCGGCACCAGCCGCGCCGGCACCAGCCACGGACGCCGCAGCGCAGCGCACCACGTCGAGCGGACCACCTTCGAGAACAGGACCGAGACGACGACCACCACCCGGTCTAGGCTCGGTGGACGTGACGGACGGAGTGCAGCGGGCGCGGGAGCTCCTCGACGCAGCGGCCCGACGGCTCCGCGCCGCGGACGTCCCGGACGAAGCACTCGGCGAGTACGTGCAGCCGAAGGCCGTCCTCGGGATCCGTCGTGACCCCGCGATGCGACCACTCGGCCGGGTGTGGCGGGTCGGGGCACTCCTGATCGGGTCGTCCCCCGAGACCGCCGGCCGCGTCTGGGCCACCGGGTCGATCACCCGTGTCACCGAACCCGGTCGTTCGCAGTACCAGTCGGTCTCC contains these protein-coding regions:
- a CDS encoding signal peptidase I, with product MSTPTPRTGWRAVVHAVVFGLSTGLLLLVAGLAVVLIVVPKATGSMPLTVLTQSMEPTLPPGTLLVVRPTPIDDIRVGDVVTYQIVSGQPAVVSHRVVSVSSSSNGERTFVLKGDNNAEADPAPVTAVQIRGVVWYSVPEIGIVNQVVNGSRSWLIPAVAGVLLTYGAVMMTAGFVSAARRRRAGTSRAGTSRAGTSHGRRSAAHHVERTTFENRTETTTTTRSRLGGRDGRSAAGAGAPRRSGPTAPRRGRPGRSTRRVRAAEGRPRDPS